One window of Equus asinus isolate D_3611 breed Donkey chromosome 7, EquAss-T2T_v2, whole genome shotgun sequence genomic DNA carries:
- the MC4R gene encoding melanocortin receptor 4, which translates to MDSTHRHGMHTSLHFWNRSTYGLHSNASESLGKGYSDGGCYEQLFVSPEVFVTLGVISLLENILVIVAIAKNKNLHSPMYFFICSLAVADMLVSVSNGSETIVITLLNSTDTDAQSFTVNIDNVIDSVICSSLLASICSLLSIAVDRYFTIFYALQYHNIMTVKRVGIIISCIWAACTVSGILFIIYSDSSAVIICLITMFFTMLALMASLYVHMFLMARLHIKRIAVLPGTGTIRQGANMKGAITLTILIGVFVVCWAPFFLHLIFYISCPQNPYCVCFMSHFNLYLILIMCNSIIDPLIYALRSQELRKTFKEIICCYPLGGLCDLSSRY; encoded by the coding sequence ATGGACTCTACTCACCGCCATGGAATGCACACTTCTCTCCACTTCTGGAACCGCAGCACCTACGGACTGCACAGCAATGCCAGTGAGTCCCTTGGAAAAGGCTACTCTGATGGAGGGTGCTACGAGCAACTTTTTGTCTCTCCTGAGGTGTTTGTGACTCTGGGTGTCATTAGCTTGTTGGAGAATATTCTGGTGATTGTGGCAATAGCCAAGAACAAGAATCTGCATTCACCCATGTACTTTTTCATCTGTAGCCTGGCTGTGGCTGACATGTTGGTGAGCGTTTCAAATGGATCAGAAACCATTGTCATCACCCTGTTAAACAGTACAGATACGGACGCACAGAGTTTCACGGTGAATATTGATAATGTCATTGACTCAGTGATCTGTAGCTCCTTACTTGCATCAATTTGCAGCCTGCTTTCAATTGCAGTGGACAGGTATTTCACTATCTTTTATGCTCTCCAGTATCATAACATTATGACGGTTAAGCGGGTCGGGATCATCATAAGTTGCATCTGGGCAGCTTGCACGGTTTCGGGCATTTTGTTCATCATTTACTCAGATAGTAGTGCTGTCATCATCTGCCTCATCACCATGTTCTTCACCATGCTGGCTCTCATGGCTTCTCTCTATGTCCACATGTTCCTCATGGCCAGACTTCACATTAAGAGGATCGCTGTCCTCCCAGGCACTGGCACCATCCGCCAAGGTGCCAACATGAAGGGGGCGATCACCTTGACCATATTGATTGGAGTCTTTGTGGTCTGCTGGGCCCCATTCTTCCTCCACTTAATATTCTACATCTCTTGTCCCCAGAATCCATACTGTGTGTGCTTCATGTCTCACTTTAACTTGTATCTCATACTGATCATGTGTAATTCCATCATCGATCCTCTGATCTATGCACTCCGGAGCCAAGAACTGAGGAAAACCTTCAAAGAGATCATCTGTTGCTACCCTCTAGGAGGCCTTTGTGATTTGTCTAGCAGATACTAA